CGGCTTTTTCCATACGGGACAACTCCTACAGTCTTGCTGATAAAAGCTGAAGTTATAAACGGTTGTGTTTTTCTGTTGCAGAACGATCTACTTCCGGCTTGAAATCTACCTGCCGCTTTTTCAACGCCGACTCTACAATCGCATCGCACACCAATGCAGCCCGGTAACCATCATCAAAAGTCGCGCCTACTGGAGCGACCGGTTTATTATTGACGATACAGTCCAAAAAATGGGTCAGTTCATGGATGAAGGTATGCTCCCAACCGATGATGTGGCCGGGCGGCCACCAATGTTGCAGCCAGGGATGGACACCTTCTGTCACCATGACGTTGCGAAAACCTTGCGTCGTCTGGGGTTCATCATCAACCCAGTACACGTCTAATTCGTTGAGCCGTTCCAGGTTAAAGCGCAGGCTGCCTTTTTCGCCGTTGATTTCCAGCACTTCGTAATTCTTACGGCCGGCGGCCAGCCGCGTCCCTTCCAGGGAACCAATCGCCCCATTTTCAAATTCTACGGTGGCGACAAAGGCATCGTCTACGTCTACTTTGCCCATGCCACGGCTGTCGGGCAACGGCCGTTCCTCAATAAACGTCCGCGTCAACCCGCTCACGCTTTTCATCTCGCCCACCAGATAGCGCCCCAGGTCCACAATATGGGCGGCCAGGTCGCCAATCGCCCCGGTACCGGCGCGGCTCTTGTCCATGCGCCACAGGCGCGGCGTGTTGTAATGGGGCAAAATCCACTCTTGCAAATACATTGCCCGGAAATGGTAAATACGGCCCAAAGCCCCGCTGTCAATCAGCAGTTTAGCCTGCCGGATGGCAGGCACAAAGCGGTAGTTGAAGGCCACGCCATGTTTCACGCCTGCTTTGGTCACAGCGTCGAGCATCGCTTTGGCTTCTTCCGCCGTTCTTGCCAATGGCTTCTCGCAAAACACATGCTTCCCCGCTTCAGCCGCGGCAATGCACGGCTCGGCATGGGTGTCATTTGGCCCGCCGTTGTCAAATAATTGGATGCGATCATCGGCCAGCATGTCGCGCCAGTCGGTATAAGTCGTTTCGTAGCCATAACGTCGAGCCATCGCCTTCAGCGCCATTTCGTCGCGTCCGCAAACAGCTACGAGCCTGGGGATGGCTGGCGGCGGATCAATCGCAAACGGGATGCTGCGCAGCGCATTGCTATGCGCCCGCCCCATAAATGCATAACCCAACATACCCACGCCAATCTCGGGGATCTCTGCACTCATCTGAGCCTCTCCTTAAGCGAGAGCGGGCAGGAAGAAAAACGCTCCCTCCCGCTCTAACTCCAAATCGTGTCTTCTGTCGTGGCGTTGGTCTTGAAAACCAACAATCGGAAGAGTTCGCCGCCGTTGTTGTGCAGGTGGTGGACATCGCCCGGTTCCATCAGCAGCATATCGCCTGGTTTCAGGTAATGATTTGTGCCGTTGACGGTGAGCTGACAACGGCCGTTTAACACCACATAAAACTCCCGCGAACTCTGGTGGACATGGTCGGGAATAATTTCCCCCGGCTCCATCTCCACCACCTGCGCAAACGCCCCAGGAGCGGCAAGTACGGCCGTATCCGCCACCACCTGCTTGCGATAGCCACGGCCGTTAACCCACCCCGCCTCATCAACAAAAATACGCCGCATCAGGCCCAGAACATCTCCCCCGGCTGCTCGAAGATGTTCACTTGCTGCAACATCGCCACCCCCTTTGCCAATCCTTCATCGGTAGACATCAGCGCGTCTTCATGCTCAATAGAGATGACGTAATCGTAGCCTACCAGCCGCAGGGCGCTCACGATGTCCTTCCACACCTGCGCTCCATGTCCATAACCAATGCTGCGGAAAGTCCAGGCGCGGTTGAGAATCTGGTCATACGGTTTGTTGTCGTTGCAACCATTGACAGACACATTCAGATGGTCCACGTAACAATCCTTGCCGTGAACGTGATAAATCGCCGCGCCCAACTTGCGTATCGCCGCCACGGCGTCAACGCCATTCCAGAAGAGATGGCTGGGATCGAAATTGCAGCCCAACACCGGCCCCACCGCCTCGCGCAGGCGCAGCATTGTCTCCACGTTGTAGACCAACATGCCGGGGTGCATTTCAAAAGCGAATTTCACACCCTGGTCGGCAATATATTGGCCCGCTTCTTGCCAATATGGAATGGCGACCTGGTTCCACTGGTAATCCAACATCGCCAGAAATTCGGGCGGCCAGGGGCACGTCACCCAATTCGGCATACTGTCGCCCGGCACCCCGGCCGGTAGTCCGGAGAATCCATTAACCACAGATACGCCTAACAACGCCGCCAGCCGCGCCGCCTTGCGAATGACAGTGTCAGCTTCAGCGGCGACAGCCGGATCGGGATGAAGGGGGTTGTTGTGGACGCTGAGGGCGCTCAAAATCAGGCCCCGTGAATGAATGGCCGCCAGATATTCTTCACGCCTGGCCTCACTCGCCAAAAGCTCATCCACTGGACAATGCTGGCTGCCGGGATACCCACCCGCGCCGATTTCCACGGCCGTTACCCCCGCTGCCACCGCCTTATCCAACGCCTCGGCAAAAGGCAAATTCTGAAACAACGCTGTAAATACGCCAATCCGCATGGGAAACCTCCTGAATTGTGAATTGTGAACTTTGAATGGTGAATGGTGAATTGGGAAAGGGTCTTTCGTACTTCACAATTCGCCATTTCTTCTACCAGAGCAGCCGGTCGGGCTGTTCCAGAGCGGCAACCACGTCTTGCAAAAAGCGCGCCGCCACCGCGCCATCAATGATACGGTGATCCACCGCTAACGTCATCTTCATGATGGGACGAATGGCAATTTCATCGCCTCCTGTTGTTTCCACTACCACCGGCTGCTTGATTGTCCGGCCCACGGCCAGAATCGCACTCTGCGGCGGGTTGATCACGGCCGTAAACTGCTCCACCCCCCACATGCCCAAATTGCTGATGGTAAACGTGCCGCCCTGCACGTCGGCGGGCTGCAAACGGCCGTTCCGCGCCCGCGCCGTCACATCCTGCACCTGCGCCGCAATCGCTGTCAGCCCCAACTGCGCCGCATTGTGGACCACCGGCACAATCAGGCCGTCATCCAACGCTACCGCCACGCCGATATGGACCTGCTCATGGGTTTGGATGCCTTCCGCCTGCCAGGAACTATTCAGCAGCGGATGCCGCCCCAGCGCCCAGGCGCACACTTTCACCAACACGGCCGTCACCGACACCTTCACCCCATCCCTTGGCGCATTCAGACGGTGGCGCAAATCGGCAACGGCCGTCATGTCTGCTGTCACCGTAAAGGTAATGTGCGGGATGGTCTGGTAGCTCCGTGTCAGCCGCTCAGCAATCGTCCGCCGCATCGCGCTAACCGCCGCCACCGGACTAACGACTACCCGACTAAATACATCCCCCGCCTGAACCCGACCGCGCGGACCGCTGCCATTAACGGCCGTCAGGTCCACCCCCTGCGTTTGCGCCAACCGCCGCGCCGCCGGCGTCGCCCGCACCTTGCCCAGGTACGCCTCCACATCCTGCCGTTTTACTTTACCGGCGCTCGCCGGAATGTCGTTGACATCAACGCCGGCCGCCGCGGCTACGCGCCGCGCTACCGGCGTCGCTTTCACTGGTTCCGGCGACCACGCTTCACTGGGCAAAAGGATATGGGCGATAACGGCCGTGACCGGCACAACGTCCCCTTCTTTTACCGATACCCCGCGCAGTACGCCGCTCTCCGGCGCTTCCACTTCCATCGTCACCTTGTCGGTCTCCACCTCCAGCAGCGGATCCCCTTTTTCCACAATATCCCCTTCGGCGACCAGCCAGGTCATTACCCGGCCTTCTTCCTGGGTCATACTAAATTTAGGCATAATGACGGGCACAGGCATGGCTAATACTCCCCGCGTACCAGCGCCCGCGCTTCGCGCACAATATCGGCCACCTGCGGCACGGCCGTGCGTTCCAGCTCCCGGTTATAGGGGATCGGCACATCCAACCCGGCCAGACGGCGCACCGGCGCGTCCAGGTAATCAAACGCTTCCCCGGCCACAATCTCCGCCACCACCTCCGCGCCGAAACCGGCCGTTTTGGGCGCTTCGTGTACCACCAGCGCCCGCCCCGTCTTGCACACCGAGCGCGTCACGGTTTCTGAGTCATACGGCTTCAACGTACGCGGATCAATCACTTCCAATTCGATGCCCTCCTGTGCCAGTAAATCGGCCGCTTCCAGGGCGCGCGGAACCATGATGGAAGTCGCCACAACAGTCAGGTCGCCCCCTTCCCGTTTTACCTCGCTCTGGCTCAGAGGCACAGTGTAATACCCCTCCGGCACCTGGCCTTTGGTACGATACAACAATTTGTGTTCCACAAAAATCACCGGATTGTTGTCTTCGATAGCCGCCAGCAGCAATCCCTTAGCGTCGTAGGGAGTGGCGGGCATCACCACTTTCAGGCCGGGCACATGGACAAACCAGGCCTCCAGACTTTCCGAATGTTGCGCCGCCGCGCCCGTGCCGGACCCGGCCGGGGTACGCAGCACCAGCGGTACGCTCGCCTTGCCGCCAAACATAAAGCGCAGCTTGGCCCCTTGCAGCACCAACTGCTCCATCGAGAGGGTGATGAAGTCCATAAACTGAATTTCAGCCACCGGCCGCATTCCGGTCATCGCCGCGCCAATGGCTGCCCCGGCAATGACCGCCTCAGAAATGGGCGTATCGCGCACACGCTCGGCGCCAAACTCCTCGATCAGGCCATCCGTCACGCCAAACGCGCCGCCATAGACGCCGATGTCCTCGCCGAGCATAAAGACACGCTCATCGCGGCGCAGCGCCAGTTGCAGCGCCTCACGGATGGCCTGGGCGTAGGTCAATTCACGATTGGCCTTATCCACGTCATTGGCCTGTACCCCCGCCACTTCTGCTTGCGTCAAATCAGGCATACACGCCCTCCAAAATGGTCGCCGGGTCCGGGTCGGCCTGGGCTTCGGCAAAGGTGACGCTTTCGTCAATGGTTTGGCGCGCTGCCATGCCTAAATCGGTCAGTTGTTCGGCCGTAAAAAGAGCAGCAGCCACCAACAAATTTTCCAGGCGGATGATAGGATCACGCGCCTGCCATTCTTTCACTTCGTCGCGGGTGCGGTAACGCTGCCGGTCGCTTTTGGAATGGCCGCGCCAGCGGTAGGTGACGGCTTCGATCAAACTGGGGCCACCACCAGAACGGGCGCGAAGAACGGCCGTTTTCACCGCCCCATACACCGCCAACAGATCATTGCCATCCACCGTCATGCCCGGCATGTTGTAGGCCGCCGCCCGCTGCGCGATCTGGCTGATGGGAAACGCGGCCGTCACCGGCATCGACATGGCGTACTGGTTATTCTCGCAGATGTAAACCACCGGCAGCTCCCAGATGGCCGCCAGATTGAGCGATTCATGGAACGCCCCTTCGTTGGCCGCGCCATCGCCAAAAAAAGCGAGGCAGACGCGGTCTAGTTGTTGCATTTTTATGCTCAACCCCACACCGGTAGACAACGGCAGCCCTCCGGCTACAATGCCGTTCGCGCCCAGATTGCCGCCGGCGACATCGGCGATGTGCATCGAGCCGCCCCGCCCGCGGCAGTAGCCCACTTCCTTGCCGAAAAATTCAGCCATCATCAACTGCGGCTCGGCCCCTTTGGCAATGCAATGGCCGTGTCCGCGATGGGTACTCAAAATGTAATCGTCCGGGCGCAGCGCCAGACACGCCCCCACCGCCGACGCCTCCTGCCCTATGGAAAGGTGCATTGTGCCGTGGATTTTGCCCAGGGCGTACAGCGCTTCCGCCTTTTCCTCGAAGGCGCGAATCAGGTGCATCTGGCGCAGCGCCGCAAAAAGCTGCTCCGGCGTCAGGCCGCTGGCGACAATTTGCTCGCTTTCGTCTGTAACTGTTTGGTATGACATGGTTTCTCGGAAGAATTCACCACAGAGGCACGGAGGGCACGGAGAGTAAGAAAAAACTCTGTGTTCTCCGCGCCTCCGTGGCGCTATTGTTGATCTTGCAGGCGGCGCAGACGCACAACGGGGCTGCTTTCGTCCAGGCGCACATCGGCCCAGGTGATAATCGCCCCAGAAGCCACCGGGCGGATGAGTTCCGCGCCGGGGGCCAGACCGGCCGGCAAGCCATTTTCGGCAGATACGGCCGTGGCCGTATCCATCAGCCCGCGAAACGTGTAGCCGCCAAAATCGTCCAGCCGTTCGCCAGGGCGCAAATCCCGCTTGGCAATGGTCAACACGTCAGCGACCGGGTAGTCTAAAGGAACCAGCGTTGTCTGCCGGTGCATCACAGCGCGGGCAATGGAGATGGGCGCTTCGATGAACCAGAGATGGTAAGGCCGGAAGAAGGTGGAGTAACGGCCGTTGCCCACCTTCAGATATTTCAAATCGTCGGCGATACGGTCATCCTGCACGCGCACCGTCACAAACACGCCCCCGGCCATCGCCGTCCCCTGCACAAAATCTACCACACCGGGGAACGGGGCCAATCCCCCATCCTCGCGCAGCGAGAAAATCTCAGTGATGGTTGATTGGTCCGCTTCCGGCCCGACCATGCCGCGCTGCATCGGCCGGCAGCCAGTGGCATTGGCGGCGCAGGTCATCTCGAACATCGTCTTGCTGCCATCTACGTAGGAAGCAGTTTGATAGGCGTCCTTGTTGGCCCGTCGCGCTGCTTTGGCGACCGTGTCGGGCGTGGCTGTGGGGTCCAACGGGTTGTTTTTGCCCTTGCCAATGACGATGGGTTCAAAGCCCAACGTCGTCACAAAGTCGTATAGCTCCATCAGGCAGCCCGGCTCGTCACCGGACGAGACCGAGTAGAGGACGCCGGCGTCGGCGGCCAGCTTTTTCAAGGCGCGCCCCACCGTCACGTCGGCTTCGATATTGATCAGCACCACATCTTTGCCGTGGGTGATAGCGGCGTAAGCCGTCGCTGCGCCGGAAGCGGGCGACGGGGTGACATCGGTCATCACGTCAATCGCCTCTAGCTGCGCCGCCAAGACCACATCGTCGGTGATGACGCGCTTACCCTGGTTGATGGCATCCATCGCCTGCCCCACGCTGCCTGCGGCAACGACATCGGCCGCATCCACCCCCGTAGCGGTGAAAGCGGCGCGGGCGGCGGCCAGATTGGGATCAATCAGCACAGAGAGTTCCATGCCGGGTACGTGAGCCATCTGGGCGGCAAAGCCGCTGCCCATCCAGCCCGCGCCACTGGCCGCTATGCGAATGGGCTGCCCAGAGGCAGCGCGTTGTTGCAGTTCGTCACGTAACATGTCAACCTGCCTTAGCGGCGTAAGCCTCACGGGCGGCGGCAGCGATGTCAACGGCCGTTAACTTATACTTCCGCAGCAAATCATCCGGGTCGCCCGATTCAGTATACGTGTCGGCCAGGCCGACGAAGCGCATGGGGACCGGGTGCTGCTCGGCCACCACGCGGGCGATGTTGCTGCCCATGCCGCCTTGCAACAAATGCTCCTCCGCCGTAACGATGGCCCCCGTTTCCCGCGCCCGCGGCCGTCAGCGCCGCCACATCCATCGGGCGAATGGTGTGCATGTCCAGCACCCGCGCCTCAATGCCCGCGGCGGCCAGTTCCGCGGCCGCGTCTAAGGCGGCCGCCACCATAATGCCGCAGGCGACGATGGTCAGGTCGCCGCCCTGGCGCACCATGTTGGCCTTGCCAATCTCAAAGGGGCAATTGTCCATGGGATAAATTTCCGGCAGCGCCACCCGGCTGGAGCGCAGAAAAACCGGTCCCACGTAGTCGGTGGCTGCTTTGACGGCCGCGTGCATGGAGGCCGGGTCGCTGGGCACCAGAATGACGAAGGTCGGCAGGCCGCCCATCAGCGCCAAATCTTCGATGCCCATTTGCGTGGGACCATCTTTGCCCAGAGTGATGCCGCCATGGCTGCCCAATATCTTGGCGTTGATGTTGGACATCGCTACCGCCAGGCGAATCTGGTCATAGGCGTTGCATAATAAAAAGGAAGAGAAGCTGGTGATCCAGGGCACAAAACCACAGGCGGCCAGCCCCGCGCCCACGCCCACCAGATTGCTCTCGGCAATGCCGATGTTGAAGAATCGCTCCGGAAAGGTTTGGCGTACATATTCTGTTTTGGTGGAATTGCCCAGGTCGCCGTCGAGGACGACCACCTTTTCATTTTCGCGGGCGACGTTCAGCAGCGCCTCGCCAAAGACGTTGCGCAGCGGTTGGGGATAAGGTTTGAGTCCTGCTTGTTTACCGAGTTCCATGGAGTTCCTCCCGCGCCAGTGCGGCCTGCTGTGGAGTCAGCGCCCGGCCGTGAAATGTGAAATCTGCTTCCACAAACGAGACGCCCTTACCCTTGACGGTGTGGGCGATGATAATCGACGGCTTCCCTTTGACGGCGCGTATCGCGGCGAATTTTGCCAGTAAATCGGCCATGTCATGACCATCCGCCTCTTCGACATGCCAGCCGAAACTCTGCCACTTTTCGACCAACGGCTCCAGGGCCATTTCCCGGCTGATGGGGCCGGTCTCCTGATATTTGTTGTAATCGAGGATGGCGACCAGGTTGTCGGCTTTGAAGTGGGCGGCGGACATGGCCGCTTCCCAGACCTGCCCGGCTTCGCACTCGCCATCGCCCAGCAGCACATACACGCGGTAATCAAACTTGTTGAGCCGTCCGCCTAACACGTGCCCCACGCCAGCCGAAAGCCCCTGCCCTAATGAGCCGGTGGTCGCCTCGACGCCAGGTAACAGATTTTGAATGGGATGGCCCTGTACCGGGCTGTCTACCTCACGCAGCGTCCAGATGAGGTCGCGCTCGATGTAACCGGCGTGGGCCAGGACGGCGTAAAGCAGCGGCGCGGCGTGCCCTTTGCTCATGATGAAACGGTCGCGCTCCGGCCAGAGCGGCTCGTCGGCCCGGTAGCGCAGCACGCCGCCAAAGTAAAGCGCGGTGACAATGTCGGTGGCCGAAAAGGAACTGGAAGGATGGCCGGAACCGGCTTTGGTGGTCATCTCCAAGATGTCGAGGCGCATCTGGCGGGCGAGTTCATTTAACTCGTCAACGCCAACGGCCGTTGTGGGAATTGCGTCCATAAGAACTCCTTAGGTCATTGCGGATTGTGGATTTCGGATTTCGGATTGGTGGGTAAAAAAGGTTTGCACTTGCAGGGCCGTGGGCAGCGCCGGTATCACGCCCTGAGTTTGAGCAGTCAGCGCGCCGACAGCGTTGGCGAAGCGCAAAATGGTGAACAGGCGGTCTGGTTCCAACTGCGAGCGCCAGTCGGCAACCTGGGTGAGTTGAAATAGCACACCGGCGATGAAAGCGTCGCCGCAGCCGGTGGCGTCTACGGTGGTCACAGGGAAAGCGGGGGCGGTGATGGACTGGAGGGCCGTCTGGGCATAGCTGCCCTCTTTGCCCCGCGTCAGCAGGCAGAGGGTAGGACCGAGGGCGAGGAGAGTTTGGAGGGCAACGGCCGTTTCCCCCTCCCCGGCCAGCAGCGCCAGTTCCACCTCATTCACTTTGAGCAAGTCCACCAGAGGAATAAGGGCGCGAATTTGGGCCAGGGCCGCCGCCGGACTGGGCCAGAGGCTCGGACGATAGTTGACATCGAAAGAGATAAGCGCCCCATGCTGCCGGGCTGTCTTGACGGCAGCCAGTGTCGCGCTGCGCGCCGGTTCGTCCACCAGGCTGAGCGAACCAATGTGGAGCGCTCGCGTGTGGCGCAATAAATTCAGATCCAATTCGTCGGGGCGCAGGCGTAAATCTGCGCCTGGATTGCGGTAAAAGATGAATTCGGCCGTGTGCGGGTCGGGCATGGCGATGATGGCCATCGTCGTGCGCGCTTCGTCGTCCACGCGCATCCCGCAAGTTTCCACGCCTTCGTCGGCCAACACGCGCTGCAGGTAGTGCCCAAAGGCGTCATCCCCCACCTTGCCAATGAAGGCGGTCTGCGCCCCCAGGCGGTGGGCGGCCACGGCGACATTGGCCGGCGCGCCGCCTGGTTTGGGATGGAAGGCGGACACCTGGGATAACGGCCGTCCCACCTCTGCCGGAAACATATCAATCAGAATTTCGCCTAAAGTAACGATGTGCATGGTTAGCCGTGTTCCGTGAACGTGACATGGTGCTATGGAATATGTCTTGCCCGCCCTACCCCCGCAGTTCCGCATGAAGCGTATACCGATCTCCGCGATGGTAGAGGCGAAGAAACTCCAGCGGCACATTGAACTCCGAGTAAGAAAGTCGCTCAATGTAGAGCAACGGGGCTTTTTCCTCAACCGCTAACAACGCGGCCATATCGGTCACGGCTCTAATCGCCTGAATGGTCTGGCGGGCACTGGTGATCCGAATCCCATAACGTTCCTCAAGCATCAGGCGGAGGGATTGAGCCGTGTAGTCCTGCGTCAAGATGCCCGGACAATAGCGATGCACCAGAAAAGAAACCTCCACGCTCATCGGTTCACCATCAGCCAGACGCAGCCGCTCGATGCGCGCGACAGGCTCGCCCACCTCGATTTCCAATTGTTCAGCCAATGGTTTCGTCGCCGGCGTCAGTCCGGCGGAGATCAGTTTAGTTCCAGGGACAAAGCCGCGCTGCTGCATATCTTCGGTAAAACTGATAATACGCACCAATCCTTGCTCCACAGTCGGCGGCGAGACGTAAGTTCCCTTTCCCTGGCGACGCTGGATAAGGCCATCGCTGACCAACTCATCCAGGGCTTGCCGCACCGTCGCCCGGCTGACCTGGTACTGCTCGATCAGGTCATTCTCCGAGGGGAGCGCGTCGCCAGGCTGCCATTGGCCGTGCAGAATTTTCTGGCGCAGCAGCTGGTAGATTTGTTGGTAGAGAGGTGATTTGCTTTGGTGACTTACCTGGTCTTTCAAGGTCATACTGACTCTTTTAGCCTCTTCTCGGGTAGCTATGGAGTTAAATTCATACGGTTGTCCGTACAACCTGATAACCATATGATATGAGAGAAAACGGCCGTTGTCAACCGCAAAATCATTGGAAGAACTGACCAATTTAGATAATTCAACCAAAATATCCCGCAATAATCTTGACAAATTGCCCATATTCTATAGACTAATGAGCAAGTTGTAATTACAGGATAACAGGATAACAAGGTGAATGGTGCAGGGTGAACTACGAAAGCAAAATTGACCGCAGTAGCTACATCCCCCTCTATGCCCAGGTTCAAGACGCCCTCAAAGAGAGCATCAACCACGGCAGTATGCGCCCAGGCGACCAAATCTCCAGCGAACCCGAACTGTGTCGCCTGTTTGATGTTAGCCGCACCGTCATCCGCCAGGCGCTCCGCAGCCTGGAATACGAAGGCCTGATTGTTCGCCGCAAAGGCAAAGGCACCTTTGTTGCCGAACCGAAAATCGGCGAGAGTCTCTTTCAGGAGTTAACTGGCTTCTATCAAGACATGAGCCAGAAAGGGCACGCCCCCATTTCCAAAGTCCTCAAACAGGCGATCATACCCGCCAGCGCCAAAGTAGCTGCCCTCTTACAATTGGAACCGGAAACGCCAGTTATCTGCATTGACCGTGTACGTTACGTCTCTGGCGAGCCAATCGTTCTTGTCACTACCTATTTGCCGCAGTCCATTTGCCCAGAATTGGTCGAAGTAGACCTCACCCACCAATCGCTGTACGCCTATCTGGAGCAGCAGCACGGGCTGATTATCGCCCGTGGCCGCCGCATTCTCGAAGCAGTCGTCGCCAGTGAATACGAAGCCAAACTACTCGGCATTGCCGAAGGCTCACCACTCATTTCCTTAGACAGTATTAGTTACCTGGAAGATGGCACACCGCTGGAGTATTACCACGCTCTGCACAGGGGCGACCGCTCCATGTTTGAAGTAGAACTGATCCGCGCCTACGAACGCCCACAGCCCTCATTAGAAACATTAATTGGCGAGGCAGTGCATTAACTTGCCCGAATAAAACCATCCGTTTATCAGCGCCGTGACTCACGCCAACTGCACCTAACCCGTGAGTCGCTGCCCTTTCACAAAGGAGATGTCCCATGGCAATGAAAGTCGGTATTGATAGCTACTGTTTCCATCGCTATTTCGGCGAAGTCTATCCCCATCAAACAGCCCCTGCAAAAGACGAAATGATGACCATGGAAGACTTTTTAGCCTTTGCTAAAAAGCTCGAAGTGGATGGCGTCTCGCTAGAATCCTGCTTCTTTCCCAGCTTTGACAAGGCATGGTTTGTGGACCTGAAGGCGCAGCTAGACGACTATGGCTTTGACCGGGTCTATGCCTGGGGGCATCCGGATGGGTTGGAAGCAGGTAAAAACCGCGACGCATTCAACGATATGATCGCCCAAATCCCCAACGCCAGACTGATTGGCGCGCCGGTAATGCGGGTGGTCGCCAGCAGCCTGATGTTCCGCTTCGAGCCGCATGGTCCGCAACTAGACATCCTGGTGGACTGGTTCAAGGAAGCGGTAAAAGTAGCCGAAGAGTACGACGTGAAACTGGCCGTCGAAAACCACATTGATTACACTTCTGATGAATGCGTCGAGTTGCTCGATCGCGTTGGCTCCCCCTACCTCGGCCTGAACCTGGACACCGGCAACTTCTTGCGCCTGTTGGACGATCCCGTCGAAGGAGCCAAGAAATTGGCGGATCGGGTTTACGCCACCCACATCAAAGATTTGAAGCCAGTGAAGGGTCTTGATGCACGGGAATGGTATTTCTTCTCCTCCACACCGGTCGGCGAGGGGCTGGTAGACAACCAAAAGCTGGCCCAGATTTTGCACGATGCCAACTATCAGGGCTTCCTGGCCGTGGAGACCGATTCGCTGCACCCAGAATACGAAAATCAGGAACATTGGGCAGTTGAGCAAAGCGTCAAAGAATTAAAACGCATCGCCGCCAACGTTCGGTGACCATGAACGAGGGGTTCCTTTGGGCAAAAGTGCTTGACAACAAGACTCTAGTTTGGTTATATTACACACATCTTACTTCATTAATTGAATTAAGTATGCCTAAATACAAATTAAGTCACGCATCCGGCGAACAAAGAGAACTCCTCTCTAATGTATGAACCCACTGCCATCAGCCCACGCAGCAGCGAACCTGTTTTTGAGTTGTACGATGTCGAGGCGACCGTCGTGCAGGCAATTCGAGATAAAGGGCCGCTTTCCCGGACTGATTTGTCGGTGGAAATGGACTACTCACGAGCCAGCCTGACTATGATTGTGGGCAAAATGCTCGACATGGGCATCCTGGTAGAAGTGGGCGAAGGGAAATCGGCCGGAGGCCGACGGCCGTTACTCCTCAACATCAACCCCACTTTCGGCTACGTCGCTGGTGTGGACATCGGCGCGACCAGCATGGACGTTGCCCTGGCCGACTTTCAGGGCAACGTCCTGGCGAAAACCTCAGAAGAGGCAG
Above is a genomic segment from Candidatus Leptovillus gracilis containing:
- a CDS encoding NAD(P)-dependent oxidoreductase — protein: MLRDELQQRAASGQPIRIAASGAGWMGSGFAAQMAHVPGMELSVLIDPNLAAARAAFTATGVDAADVVAAGSVGQAMDAINQGKRVITDDVVLAAQLEAIDVMTDVTPSPASGAATAYAAITHGKDVVLINIEADVTVGRALKKLAADAGVLYSVSSGDEPGCLMELYDFVTTLGFEPIVIGKGKNNPLDPTATPDTVAKAARRANKDAYQTASYVDGSKTMFEMTCAANATGCRPMQRGMVGPEADQSTITEIFSLREDGGLAPFPGVVDFVQGTAMAGGVFVTVRVQDDRIADDLKYLKVGNGRYSTFFRPYHLWFIEAPISIARAVMHRQTTLVPLDYPVADVLTIAKRDLRPGERLDDFGGYTFRGLMDTATAVSAENGLPAGLAPGAELIRPVASGAIITWADVRLDESSPVVRLRRLQDQQ
- a CDS encoding transketolase: MDAIPTTAVGVDELNELARQMRLDILEMTTKAGSGHPSSSFSATDIVTALYFGGVLRYRADEPLWPERDRFIMSKGHAAPLLYAVLAHAGYIERDLIWTLREVDSPVQGHPIQNLLPGVEATTGSLGQGLSAGVGHVLGGRLNKFDYRVYVLLGDGECEAGQVWEAAMSAAHFKADNLVAILDYNKYQETGPISREMALEPLVEKWQSFGWHVEEADGHDMADLLAKFAAIRAVKGKPSIIIAHTVKGKGVSFVEADFTFHGRALTPQQAALAREELHGTR
- a CDS encoding carbohydrate kinase; this encodes MHIVTLGEILIDMFPAEVGRPLSQVSAFHPKPGGAPANVAVAAHRLGAQTAFIGKVGDDAFGHYLQRVLADEGVETCGMRVDDEARTTMAIIAMPDPHTAEFIFYRNPGADLRLRPDELDLNLLRHTRALHIGSLSLVDEPARSATLAAVKTARQHGALISFDVNYRPSLWPSPAAALAQIRALIPLVDLLKVNEVELALLAGEGETAVALQTLLALGPTLCLLTRGKEGSYAQTALQSITAPAFPVTTVDATGCGDAFIAGVLFQLTQVADWRSQLEPDRLFTILRFANAVGALTAQTQGVIPALPTALQVQTFFTHQSEIRNPQSAMT
- a CDS encoding GntR family transcriptional regulator, with amino-acid sequence MTLKDQVSHQSKSPLYQQIYQLLRQKILHGQWQPGDALPSENDLIEQYQVSRATVRQALDELVSDGLIQRRQGKGTYVSPPTVEQGLVRIISFTEDMQQRGFVPGTKLISAGLTPATKPLAEQLEIEVGEPVARIERLRLADGEPMSVEVSFLVHRYCPGILTQDYTAQSLRLMLEERYGIRITSARQTIQAIRAVTDMAALLAVEEKAPLLYIERLSYSEFNVPLEFLRLYHRGDRYTLHAELRG
- a CDS encoding GntR family transcriptional regulator, which codes for MNYESKIDRSSYIPLYAQVQDALKESINHGSMRPGDQISSEPELCRLFDVSRTVIRQALRSLEYEGLIVRRKGKGTFVAEPKIGESLFQELTGFYQDMSQKGHAPISKVLKQAIIPASAKVAALLQLEPETPVICIDRVRYVSGEPIVLVTTYLPQSICPELVEVDLTHQSLYAYLEQQHGLIIARGRRILEAVVASEYEAKLLGIAEGSPLISLDSISYLEDGTPLEYYHALHRGDRSMFEVELIRAYERPQPSLETLIGEAVH
- a CDS encoding sugar phosphate isomerase/epimerase; this encodes MAMKVGIDSYCFHRYFGEVYPHQTAPAKDEMMTMEDFLAFAKKLEVDGVSLESCFFPSFDKAWFVDLKAQLDDYGFDRVYAWGHPDGLEAGKNRDAFNDMIAQIPNARLIGAPVMRVVASSLMFRFEPHGPQLDILVDWFKEAVKVAEEYDVKLAVENHIDYTSDECVELLDRVGSPYLGLNLDTGNFLRLLDDPVEGAKKLADRVYATHIKDLKPVKGLDAREWYFFSSTPVGEGLVDNQKLAQILHDANYQGFLAVETDSLHPEYENQEHWAVEQSVKELKRIAANVR